TCCTAGGGGACTTTAACACACATATGACTCTCCATCAAATgccctaaccactcagttcctcaacctactcacttcccaGGAGCTACTCTgccaccccacctcagccacacacaaatgTACCGCCTCCACGTGggttttcacctctgcctctgcctcccctTACGTAACTCTGCTCTTCGTCCTCATGGTGACCTCCAAGCCCTTGACCCCTCTGtcctctcccaggccatctcccctgcactagTTGCTCTatctcttctccccattttaacctcttggtgaaccaattcaactctacagtGTCATCCTGTCCCAAATTGCTAGCCCGCTTATCATTTTGCCCAAGCTTCAACCtgggatcactcccaccattcactCTTACACACATACTGCTGACAAAGGTGGAGAGAATCATGTAACTGTTCTGATGGACCCACTACAAACTTGACTGGGCCCTCAGTGCTGccaggcaatcctactatacctgCCTTGTTACTCTCCACATTCTACGgtggctcttccaaactttctcatccctcttcaaacctcccaCAGCTCCCCTTCCCCTGCTCTCTCAGCTGAGACCCTGCctcctattttactgaaaaaatggaggccattcaccatgagttccctcttctcccctcttccccatctcctatcactcaggtgccttctgcccctctctcctccttcacctgtctcacatgaagaggtggccttacTCCTGACCAAGGCTGACCCCTTTACCTGCTCAGGTGATTCCACTCCATCCCATCTCTTCTAATAGACTGACCCCTCTGCCATCCCTTTctttcatttatcttcaatcgctccctctctcctggctcattccctactgcctacaaacatgcctgtgTCTCCCCCTACTGAGGAAACCCTCACTTGAACTTTCCATCCTTGCTAACTAGGGTCcgatatctcttctgccctttgtaactAAACTCCTAGAGTCTCTGGGCactctccaacccctcttaattctagtgccctccttcCATTAATTCCttcctatttaccctgtatatagcttgctttgtatatttttgtttgtgtgtcGTCTCTGCCATTAGATTTGTGAGCTCCTCGGAGGCAGGGACTGTGGtttacctctttttatatccccagtgcttatcccaatgcctggcacatagtaggtgcttaataaatgtttattgactgactaatactGAGAATGAGATTGGTTCCCTACGAATGGTGGGGAGGGTCAgttagttaacaaacatttattaagagtgtGTTAATTGCCAGGCACTGGGAGAagcacaggagatacaaagaggGGCAAAAGATGACTCCTGCCTTTGAGGAGGGCACAGGAAGCAAATGGTTATGGACAGACAAGGTCTAGGCAGAAGAAATGCGAGGCAGTCTCAGAACCGAGGCTTTGACATAAAGGAGGAAcagaaaaggcttcctagagaaggCAGGACTTTGggtgggacctgaaggaagtggaggcagaaggttccaggcatggggataaTCAGGGAAAATGTGTGTACgtggaaaatgggggggggggtcctgaGAAAACGTTGGGGGATGGGCACacattgggggatggggagatgaCCCAGGGTGAGGAATCCACATGTtcacccctcctccttcccccccagaTTGCTGATCTGACCCAGAAAATCTTTGATCTGAGAGGGAAGTTCAAGCGTCCAGCCCTGCGCAGGGTTCGAATCTCAGCAGACGCCATGATGCAGGCCCTGCTGGGAGCCCGAGCCAAAGAGACCCTGGATCTCAGGGCTCATCTCAAGCAGGTGAAGAAGGATGACACGGAGAAGGTAAGACTGGTTAAGTCTTCAGTGCTGGGACATTCTCTCATTCACTCGGTCACCAACCTTTTTCCACTCACCTACTTACTGTAGGCCAGGGGCTGTGCTAAGTGCACAGGACACTGAGACAGAGTCTCTGATCTCTGGGGCTTACCCTGGGGCCAGGAGCCCCCACATGTAGCCATGtagctgagccctgaaggaaagaagagggcagTCAGCTCAAAGgccgggagctgggagctggggtgCCATCAACTGGGAACAAACCAGTGTGGTTGGAAGTGAGCCCTAGGCAAAGGAGAGTGGACGGATGAACCAAGGTGGGGTGTGGGGGAGCAGGAAGTGATCCAGGATCTCAGGATGTGTGTGATCAAAGGCCTGGGAAGTAGCTTCCTGATGGTGGCTTCTTCCCTGCAGGAAAGCCGAGAAGTGGGAGATTGGAGAAAGAACATTGACGCCCTAAGCGGGATGGAAGGACGGAAGAAGAAGTTTGAAGGCTGAGAGGGTCAAACAGCTGTGCCCCCTAACAAACCTGGGTCCATGCCCAGCCTTGAATAAAGCTCTCTCTGAGTTGGGTTTACCAAGTGATTGTCTGGGGAAGCCACCCCGGGAACCCCCAGTGGAGAAAGGCAGCCTGGCAGAGCCAGGGTGACTCCAGgcagctctgagccacagcatcCTTACCTGTAAAACAAATGGGGGAAACTATGATCTCAAAGCCCCTTGCAACTCTGATAGTCTGTATTTTATTGGTCTTAACTCTGTCCTGagttgctttgtgaccttggtcgaGTCCATTCCTTTCCagtctctaagcttcagtttgtCCATCTGTAATGGGAGGACTGTACCCAGGGATTTCTGGCGATCCTTCCAGCTGTGTGAGTCTCCTATTTCCTATTCCTGTGACTTCCCCAGTCTGGAGCTCTTTCCCTGTCTGATGGAGTAGGTCAGGTGTCTGAGGGAAGGTGTCTCAATCAGTCAAACAATAAGCCTGCTATGAGTCAGACTCTGAGCTAAGCAAAGCATCCAGCCATTCCTCCCCTCAGCAAGGTCACATTCATCTAGAATCTAGGAGGACctctaagtaaatacaaaacgtATGTAAAATTAATACCTGGTGATGGACTGGGTGGGTCAGGACAGACTGAATAGAGCTAGGAAATTAGAAGAAGCAACAGTgaagagggaggacattccaggcaaagGCTGGGAGGTGGAAAAGTCTGTGCATGGAGGGCTAGTGTGAAGGCTAGCCTGGATAGAGCCTAGAGCTCATGAGGAGGAGTGGCGACCTAGAGTCAAACTGTGAATGCTGTAAAGGagccactgaaacttcttgaATGGTCTTGATGGCAGAAGTGACCTTGGAAGCCTCTGTGATTCTGGCCTTCATGGGGCAGAGGCAGAGCCCctgatttaaagtcagaggagaGCCTGGGTTCCAGTCTCAGCTTTACCTCTTCCTTCCTGGGGAGCCATTGGTAGTTGCCTCCTCTGTAATATGAGGAGGTTGTTAGAGCCAGTaatctctaagggcctttccagcccATCAGTCAATAGCTTTATTTAGGACCCATCGAAGCTATGATGGAGCATCAGCTACTGAAGAGATCAGGGATTCCAGGGCCCTGCCAGGCCAGCCTAGAGCCAGATAGATCAGGGTCATGGAGGGCATGGCTTCAGGCTGAGGATTGTACTGGATCTGATCTGCCTGCCTCTCTCATGCCAggacaccctccccaccccacccgcaCACCTGTCATCTCCGTTTAGGATCTGATGTCACTGAAGAGAAATTTTGATAGGAGACAaagcagagggggaggggaagaggagacaatGACAGAAACAAACATAAGAGGACAGAGACAGTGATAGAAATGGAGACATAGAGACGCATGGGAGGAGATGGAGACAATAAAAAaccagacagagagaggaaaaaagagtaaATTTGTGGTCTGTGACAACTgcttgaaggaactaggaatgtttagtCCAGAGAGGAAAAGACTGGGGTGCCAGGGGAGAAAGAGCTTTGTTCACCTCTTTGAATGGCTATCTTGGGGAAGAGGAGTGGGCCAAACTAGGCACAATGAGTGGACTTGCATTGGGCTTGACGTCAGGAAAAAGTCAATCGAATGGTCCAAAGTGAAACGGGTTTCCTCCTTGGCTTCAAGTAGCAGCTGGATGACAGGTTGTTGAGTTTATAGGAGACAAGTATCTGTGTTGGCCTAGATGGTCACGGAGGGCTCATTCAACTTTTAAACGTCTATGTATGAGACAAAGAAATTTAGGAACCactgaaaagagaagggaatagactgaaaggaagaagagagacagagagggagagagagagacacaaaggcaGAAGGAGACAGGgtaagagagacaggagagagagaaacagatggtgggagagagatagaaacagatgGGGCAGCCATGATGGGATATGCCAGGCCCAGTACTAATCAATGGGGATtaaaaaggcaaaacacagtGTCTTCCCTGAAGGAGCTCAGTCTCATGGATGAGACCACAGGCAAGCCACTAGGTACATACAAGCCATATTCAGTGTCAATGGAGGGTAACCTCagggggaaggcaccagcagctgtGGGGCGGGGGtggcggggtgtgtgtgtgtgtgtgtatgtgtggcacAGAGGCTTTAGGAGTGgactcttgaaggaaaccagggagaccaggaggcagaggtgaggagggacagcattccaggcatggggaccagCTAGGGCAATGGCGTGGAGCTGGGGAATCGAATGACTTGTCCGAGGAATAGAGGAAGGTCAGATGCTTTGAATCATATAGTATGTGGAGGGGACTAAAATGTAAGAACATtgcaaaggggtgtgtgtgtgtgtgtgtgtgtgtgtgtgtgtgtgtgtgtgtggcagaggtggtgggGGAGCAAAGGCTGTGAATGGCTTTAACAGTCAAAcaggattattttatatttgatcctgaaggtaatagggagccactggaggggaaaggagagagagaaacagagagagagagagaaacagacagagagagaaacagacagagagaggaaggagggaaggaggaaggaaaggaagaaagaaaggaaggaagagacttAGATCTATGGAGACACAAAGAGACTGAGAAACCCccaaaaagaaatacatataaaCAAGGAAAGGAGTCTGAAAACAATAAAAGAGGATAAATCTTCCCCTTTTTCCCCCATCACAAATGAGGACTGGAAAGACACGACAAAAAGACAGACAGGAGGGGTCCAGGCACAAGACAGACAGGAGGGGTCCAGGCAGAAGACAGATAGTAGGGGAGACAGAACGGGCTGAAATGGAGCAAGGGTGACACCAAAGCCAAAGGGAGGAGCCCACAACTGGCGCTGCCTCAGAGACCCTGGGATATCTTTGGaggctccccctccctccccaggctgGGGCTATAAAGCACTTGCTTCTCTGTCCCTGACTCACAGCAACTGTTCCAGCCTCAATCAAACCCTTGTGGTTTACTGAAGCCTCAGCCCCAGGTAATGAAGCCtgcccttccctgcccctccccatcaTTGCTGACCCCCTTCCCCAAGCCAGCCACTGTGCTGGGAGAGCTATgcagatagagagaaagaaagggagactgagacccagagagggagaCACACAAAGAAAAGAGACATTGCAGCAGGGCAGATTTCTGCCCAATAAAAGGGAGATGTCTTAACAATCAGAGCTTTCCCAGAATGCAAAGGATCACTCCAGGAGGAGTGAACTCCTCTTCGTGGATGATCTTCAGGCTGAATAATCAATTGTTGGGGATATCCCACATGGTATTCTTTATTCTTGTTTAGGTATAGGTTGGAGtaattggcctctgaggtcccttccaactctgagattctgtgggtGGGAGACAGagtagagaaagggagggagatggggagagagtggAAGGCGGGGCTTgagcaagagagacagacacagagacagacagaggcagagagactgagacagagagaaacagagagagataggcaaacagtgagagagacagagatagacagtcATAGTCCTAGACAGATGCAGGCAGTCATAAACAGTGACAGACACAGACATAAACAGTGAGACAAGGAATCAGATGAGACAGGAAGGGTTGGAGTTCGTGTATGTGTTCAAAGGAAAGCTACAGATCTGCCCATTCCAAGAGGAACGGGTGGGGgcaatggggtggggtggggggaagaagacTGGCTGCCAGGAACCTTCTTTTCTAGTAGTAATGACTTGACTATGACCTTGGAAAGTTTCATTCcctctccaggactcagtttttctatctgtaaaaaCAGAGTAGGGGGAGCCAAAATTCATTCAACACCTAAGAATATGAGACTGGGGTGGGTTGGTGTTGGTCTGAGAAGATAATCTTAAGGTCAGGGTTTGGTGAGGGGAGACAAGGGCAGTTCTGAGTCAGGGCCTGTGGGCAACTCTATCCTAATTCGGACATATCCCTGGCTTTGGCCCTCGCCCGAGACCCCCAGAAATAGCTTCTGACAGGCTAGGAGAGGGAACTGGGGGTGGCTATTGTCTGTCCCAAGAATGCCCAGAGATAATCTCCCCGATCAggttccttcccatcccccagtGACTCGAGACCAAAAGACAGGTggtagagatgggggaggggcccCTAATGCTTCTACCCCACCTCACTCCATCACTTTAGTGACCCCAGAGATCCCCGGCTTGCATCCCTCAGGTACACAAACATTTTGGTCCTTCTATCATCTCTCTTCTTACTCTCTCTAGGTTACTGCAACAATGTCCGATGCAGAGGAGCAGGATTATGAGGAGTaagtatgggggggggggcagctggCGCAGAgtaaggggatggggaaagggtcCCTCTTGATGTCTGGATCTAACTTCTCTCCTGTCCCAACCCGcagggaacagcaagaaggtgAGTCGAAGTACTCGTTGTCCGGAGGGAACAGAAGATCAGGACCCTTGGGTCCTGAGGGTGTGTCCACTGGGGTTTGATACCTGGGTCCTGTACTCTGCGATTTTCCTGAACTCAAGAATAGCAGGGAAGGCACCCGGAGGGCTTAAGACCAGGGGAGAGGGGCTTAAGACCCGAGAGAAGAAAGCGCGTTAACTCTTTCAGCACCACGACACTGtccacctcccctctcccaagacaatcctttttttttttttctctatcgcGCCTGCCCCTTGCTCTCAGAAGAGGAGGCCGCcgaggaggaggaaggtgagcTCACTGGAGCGGGGGAAGAGGGATGCTTGGGTCTCTGAATTAAGGGTGGTGGCTGGAACCCAGATTCTTATTGCTGGGTGAACCCCAAAGGCCGAAAGGCGCCTGGAGATCCTTGAGTACAAAGATGCCCAGTTTACAGCTGGGGGCTGGGTTGTGGCAGCGAAGATTCCGGAGCCCAGAGAAGGCAAAGGGgctgccaaggtcacacagtgggtGGGACTTCTCCCCCTGGCACCGGATTCTCCCTGTTAacagcctctcctctctctccctcctcctgcaCTGCTGGTGGggccattccccctcccccaattcctcgcttctccctctccccctaccccagccCCCGAGGAGTCTGAGCCGGTCGCAGAGCGAGGTATGGTGGTCGCTTCGCTTCCGTCTCCGGGAACCGGGGCGGGAGAGGGGAAAATCCCATCCAGGCCGCGGCCCTTTTAAGCGCCCCTTAGGCGCCCTCTAATCAATAACCATGCCCCCCTTAAAGGGGCCGCACCCACTCCTCCCTTTCCCACACCTGTCCTCTTCTTTCCTCGATATACATTCAAAGGTTTGGGGTCGGGTGCGGGTGGGAGGGAACTTGGGTCCCCAAGAAAGCTGGAGGCTGGGAGATCCTAGATGCCTGAAGTGCTGGGGGTGGGTGGAGGCTGGGAGATACCTGAATTCCTAATAGGGCACCTGGGTCCctgagggagtgggggaagaagtCACTGGGGGACAAGACCAATGGGTCCTTGAGGAATGGGTTGCTGAGTGAGGGGATATCTGGGTCCTGGAGTGGGAAGGGACTGGAAGACAGGAAACATGGATCTCTGAAGGGtgggaacccccccccccacaacaaGTTGTGAATGTATATGGTCGCTGTGTGATCCCAGCTCTGCACCCCCTACCCCTTTTATCCTCCTCCCTGAGGGCAAAAGTAATCGTACCCAGAAACCTGGACCCTTCCCAAGCCTCCTGGGGCCTGGGATCAAGGGAGGAATTAGTTTTCCCCTCTCtaattatctttctctgtcttcaaCTCCTTACAGAAGAGGAGCGACCCAAACCCAGGTGAGCGTCTGTTCTAAGGGTGAATGGCAGAATGCTTGGGCACCCAGAGAGACTCCCCAAACCACGAAGAAGGTCAAGGACGGAAAGGATCTTTGTGACTAATTCTCTCCCAATTCacagatgggggaggtggggctCAGAAAGAGCAAAaggctttgcccaaggtcacacagagaatcTTGACCAAAAGGATACAGGAAGGGTGCTTAGGAAATGTTTGGTTAATTATTGCATTGTAGATagagggaaaatgaggcccagggaagaaCAGGGGAATTGGCCAAGCTTATACATAGCGAACCCTTCTCTGAAATCTCCATTTAGTACTTCTCCCAGTGGTCTCCAGGGAGGTTCCAAGTGGCCCCCAGGGGCTCACTCTCCCAAACCCCAGGGGTGGGCAGATTCTTGGAGCCTCGTGGAAGATAGAACTCTGTCTCTTATCTGCCCAAGATTTGGGGGAAGAGTGGAGAAAGGAGCAAAGGGGATCCTAACCCTAATTTTGAGGCCTCCTCCAACCCCTCCTCTGTTCCTCTCCCCTGTCCCAGCAGGCCTGTGGTGCCTCCACTGATTCCACCAAAGATccctgagggagagagagttgATTTCGATGTGAGTGAAGGGTGGGATGCATTGCACTCGGGGCTTCCAGTGTGCCTGTCTGGAGCTGCTGGCTTTAAGTTTGTGACACCCAGTCTAAGTCTGAGTTTCTAACCTGCTCCCTGGGTGGTGGTGGGGTCTTGAGCAGGTGCTGGTCAGCACCAGCCCTTTCACTCAGTAGGTCTGCTCCTTGAAGCCTTTAAGTGGGAAATCCTGGCACTAAGCCAGGTCTCCCAGGGGCCACCCGGAGGCTGCAAATTCAAAACTTCCAAGTGGCTGCTGAGCTGGGATGGTGGGAAGCCTGGGAGGCAGCATTAAAGGACCTGCCATAAAGACCTGGGAAACAAGGCCCTCACTGAGTTCCTTCACCCCAAATGCCACCCCTAGGACATCCACCGAAAACGCATGGAGAAGGACCTGCTGGAGCTGCAGACACTCATCGATGTGCACTTTgagcagaggaagaaggaggaggaggagctcgTGGGGCTGAAGGATCGGATTGTGAGTGTTGGGAgtactctcccttccccccatggGGACAGTCAGTAGCCTCAGGGATGGGGCAGGGACTTGCCCAACCTCACAGAAGGCCCTGAGGACCTCAGAGCAGATTGCCCCAGGCCCAGGTCTGTGACCGGAgggatcaaagaatcatagatgtaGACCTTGTAGCCCttgggacctcagagaccaggGGTCCACCCAGGCCCAGAGGGGTGCAGTGACTTTTGTGCAGAGGGCAAGGTCACTGTGCAAGCTGGAACTTGTAGAGGGCATTGAATGTGTTCCTTATTTTAGAGACCCCTAGGTGGCTTAGACACTGGCTCTTTAATGCCAGGAAAGCCACCTCaccttggtctgcctcagttttctcgtctgtaaagtggggataatgatagcacctccctcccaggactgttctgtcaggatccaatgagataacaactgtaatgtgctttgcaaaccttcaagtactatagaaatattcttataattataataataatattattaggaGAGGGGAATGAGACCCCAAGAGACAGAAGAAGGGATGTCCCTAAGATCATACAAATCAGGGTCAGAGCTAGAAATCAGGGCTTCTGATTTCCTTTCCATACTCTCAGTCTTACTTCCCGACTCTCCCAGGAGCTACCGGGTGCCATGGGAAGTGGGGGTGCTGGGCAGGACCACTGGAGGTAATCCTCTCATCTCACTCACCCCTCCCTCCAGGAACGGCGAAGAGCAGAGAGAGCTGAGCAGCAGCGGGTCCGCAcggagaaggagagagagcgCCAAGCCAAGCTGGCGGTGGggatcccctccccctccccaccacggAGCCCCTCCGGGGCCTCTCGGGTTCTGCTGGGTGTGCCCTTGGGCCTGGCCCTGGCCCTCCCTAAGCCCAGGTTCTCTCATCTTTAAACCGAGAGAACTAGACTCTAAGCATCCTTTCTGTCGGGACATTCCTTGAGCTCTGACTTTGCCCAGGGAAGAGAGGTTATTTAAGCAGTTTGCTATCCAGACAAAGCTTACAGGCTCTGGCCTGGAGggagcctctctgggcctcagtttctttatgaaTGAACGAGGGAGAAGGTGCTCACTTTGTGCCAAGCTCTGAGGATAGTAATACAAAATCTCCACAGTGCCAAACCCtaggactttacattttttttttttggttttttggcaaggcaattggggttaagtgacttgcccgaggtcacacagctagtacatgtgtcaagtatccgAGGCCgcattgaactcaggtccttctgactccagggccggtgctgtactcactgagccacctagctgccccaggagtttacattctaataggggagacagcacCAGGAGAGGGGCAGCTACAGGGCAAGTGGCAAAGCACCAACTGGGACCCCAGCCCCCAGATGGGTATGGCCTCGAAGAGTCTGTGAAAAATCTCAGGAAAACCCAAGACAgcgcccctctcccccaccccaatctgcccCCTGGAATTGGTGCGATTTCCTTCTGCACCCTCCCTCCCAcaggaggagaagatgaggaaggaggaggaagaggccaaGAAGCGGGCAGAAGatgatgccaaaaaaaagaaggttCTGTCCAATATGGGGGCCCACTTTGGAGGCTACCTGGTCAAGGTGAGCCTGGCTGGGTCCCTGAGGAGGCAGAGGGTGAGGGCGCTCAGGGAGGGGAATCGGGATGCAGAGATCCTCAGttatcctccctccccaacaggCTGAGCAGAAGCGTGGGAAACGCCAGACGGGGCGGGAGATGAAACAGAGGATTCTGTCTGAGCGCAAGAAACCC
This Trichosurus vulpecula isolate mTriVul1 chromosome 2, mTriVul1.pri, whole genome shotgun sequence DNA region includes the following protein-coding sequences:
- the TNNT1 gene encoding troponin T, slow skeletal muscle isoform X3 → MRQEGLEFVYVFKGKLQICPFQEERVTATMSDAEEQDYEEEQQEEEAAEEEEAPEESEPVAEREEERPKPSRPVVPPLIPPKIPEGERVDFDDIHRKRMEKDLLELQTLIDVHFEQRKKEEEELVGLKDRIERRRAERAEQQRVRTEKERERQAKLAEEKMRKEEEEAKKRAEDDAKKKKVLSNMGAHFGGYLVKAEQKRGKRQTGREMKQRILSERKKPLNIDHMGEEQLREKARELSEWIHQLESEKFDLTEKLRQQKYEINVLYNRISHAQKFRKGAGKGRVGGRWK
- the TNNT1 gene encoding troponin T, slow skeletal muscle isoform X4: MGGLYPGISGDPSSCVTATMSDAEEQDYEEEQQEEEEAAEEEEAPEESEPVAEREEERPKPSRPVVPPLIPPKIPEGERVDFDDIHRKRMEKDLLELQTLIDVHFEQRKKEEEELVGLKDRIERRRAERAEQQRVRTEKERERQAKLAEEKMRKEEEEAKKRAEDDAKKKKVLSNMGAHFGGYLVKAEQKRGKRQTGREMKQRILSERKKPLNIDHMGEEQLREKARELSEWIHQLESEKFDLTEKLRQQKYEINVLYNRISHAQKFRKGAGKGRVGGRWK
- the TNNT1 gene encoding troponin T, slow skeletal muscle isoform X2, whose translation is MRQEGLEFVYVFKGKLQICPFQEERVTATMSDAEEQDYEEEQQEEEEAAEEEEAPEESEPVAEREEERPKPRPVVPPLIPPKIPEGERVDFDDIHRKRMEKDLLELQTLIDVHFEQRKKEEEELVGLKDRIERRRAERAEQQRVRTEKERERQAKLAEEKMRKEEEEAKKRAEDDAKKKKVLSNMGAHFGGYLVKAEQKRGKRQTGREMKQRILSERKKPLNIDHMGEEQLREKARELSEWIHQLESEKFDLTEKLRQQKYEINVLYNRISHAQKFRKGAGKGRVGGRWK
- the TNNT1 gene encoding troponin T, slow skeletal muscle isoform X5 codes for the protein MSDAEEQDYEEEQQEEEEAAEEEEAPEESEPVAEREEERPKPSRPVVPPLIPPKIPEGERVDFDDIHRKRMEKDLLELQTLIDVHFEQRKKEEEELVGLKDRIERRRAERAEQQRVRTEKERERQAKLAEEKMRKEEEEAKKRAEDDAKKKKVLSNMGAHFGGYLVKAEQKRGKRQTGREMKQRILSERKKPLNIDHMGEEQLREKARELSEWIHQLESEKFDLTEKLRQQKYEINVLYNRISHAQKFRKGAGKGRVGGRWK
- the TNNT1 gene encoding troponin T, slow skeletal muscle isoform X1, which translates into the protein MRQEGLEFVYVFKGKLQICPFQEERVTATMSDAEEQDYEEEQQEEEEAAEEEEAPEESEPVAEREEERPKPSRPVVPPLIPPKIPEGERVDFDDIHRKRMEKDLLELQTLIDVHFEQRKKEEEELVGLKDRIERRRAERAEQQRVRTEKERERQAKLAEEKMRKEEEEAKKRAEDDAKKKKVLSNMGAHFGGYLVKAEQKRGKRQTGREMKQRILSERKKPLNIDHMGEEQLREKARELSEWIHQLESEKFDLTEKLRQQKYEINVLYNRISHAQKFRKGAGKGRVGGRWK